The following are encoded together in the Pseudanabaena sp. FACHB-2040 genome:
- a CDS encoding DUF3493 domain-containing protein: MSEPSSPKRRPPENINPEKYARLRAEAKNPYKGLRQFVYGTVGASGAIGAFVFLTQILAGREVGAALPNFLLQVGIVAGVIVLFKWENRDRKP, from the coding sequence ATGAGCGAACCCTCCTCTCCGAAAAGACGGCCTCCTGAAAACATTAACCCAGAAAAATATGCTCGGTTGAGGGCTGAAGCAAAAAATCCTTATAAGGGGCTGCGACAGTTTGTATACGGGACGGTGGGGGCTTCAGGCGCAATTGGGGCCTTTGTTTTTTTGACGCAAATCTTGGCCGGACGAGAGGTAGGGGCGGCATTACCCAATTTTTTGCTGCAGGTTGGGATTGTCGCTGGGGTGATTGTTTTGTTTAAATGGGAAAACCGCGATCGCAAGCCTTAG
- a CDS encoding TIGR00297 family protein, with translation MLVNWTSFNPWLVAVLLNSLLLGLAWLLPKKLLTPAGYGHAWVLGVLIWGCLGWRGYAVVMVYFLVGSAVTRIGMAQKEAAGIAEKRSGQRGPENVWGSALTGTLCALGILLLALRNGDSQQSLWVSLLSVGYVASFCTKLADTTASEVGKAYGQRTYLITTLKPVPAGTEGAVSLEGTLAGVAAAAVMALLGWGLGLMPPIAIALCLVAAFIATNLESLIGATLQTEWDWLTNEWVNVINTLLGAAIAIALGALVLPMGL, from the coding sequence ATGCTGGTTAACTGGACGTCTTTCAATCCCTGGCTGGTGGCAGTTTTGCTAAATTCGCTGCTGCTAGGGCTGGCCTGGCTATTGCCCAAGAAACTGCTAACGCCAGCAGGCTACGGTCATGCCTGGGTGCTGGGGGTGTTGATTTGGGGCTGCTTGGGCTGGCGGGGATATGCGGTGGTGATGGTTTACTTTTTGGTGGGGTCGGCAGTCACTCGAATTGGCATGGCCCAAAAAGAAGCGGCTGGGATTGCCGAAAAGCGCTCGGGTCAGCGAGGGCCAGAAAATGTTTGGGGCTCGGCCCTGACCGGCACGCTATGTGCGCTAGGCATTTTGCTGCTGGCGCTAAGGAATGGAGATAGCCAACAGTCGCTCTGGGTAAGCCTTTTGAGCGTGGGCTATGTGGCCAGCTTCTGCACTAAATTGGCCGATACTACGGCCTCTGAAGTGGGCAAGGCCTACGGCCAGCGAACTTATTTAATTACGACTCTAAAGCCTGTGCCTGCTGGGACAGAAGGGGCGGTTAGCCTAGAGGGCACTTTGGCTGGGGTTGCTGCTGCCGCTGTTATGGCGCTGCTAGGCTGGGGTCTAGGCTTGATGCCGCCAATAGCGATTGCCCTGTGTCTGGTTGCGGCTTTCATTGCAACTAATCTAGAAAGCTTAATCGGGGCTACGCTCCAAACTGAGTGGGATTGGTTGACCAATGAGTGGGTGAATGTCATCAATACCTTGCTGGGAGCCGCCATTGCGATCGCATTAGGAGCACTCGTCCTGCCAATGGGACTATGA
- a CDS encoding helix-turn-helix transcriptional regulator, with translation MGKAGKALRTVLETYSISQNRLAVTMGINRSTVYQWFNEITDPSAESVIQIFNALENLNPDAAKEFLALYVGRPILGDEPS, from the coding sequence ATGGGAAAAGCCGGAAAAGCACTCAGGACGGTGCTCGAAACCTATAGCATCAGTCAAAACCGCCTAGCGGTGACAATGGGCATCAACCGTTCCACCGTGTATCAATGGTTTAACGAAATCACAGATCCCTCAGCGGAGTCTGTCATCCAAATTTTCAATGCCTTAGAAAACCTTAACCCCGACGCAGCTAAAGAATTCCTTGCTCTTTATGTAGGTCGCCCCATCCTAGGCGACGAGCCATCCTAA
- the moaA gene encoding GTP 3',8-cyclase MoaA — MNRIDYLRISLIDRCNFQCQYCMPEGSEIEYVLRQNWLTRDEIRVLLQEVFIPLGFTRFRLTGGEPLLRPDVVEIVQDIATLPQTEDLAMTTNAFRLATLAQPLWDAGLRRINISLDSLDPQIFQEIVGGKGRLRWHEVWAGIQAAHQVGFSPLKLNVVVIPGVNDHEVLDLAALSLEREWHVRFIEFMPIGNGDLFQNRGWVSSEELRQRIRDRWGLAESTVRGNGPADVFQIPGAKGTLGFISQMSECFCDRCNRMRLSADGWLRPCLLNETGQIDLRTLLRDGKPLTYLRDQVAELLAAKPEINYKMRDSGTTGAYSRTMSQIGG; from the coding sequence ATGAACCGCATTGACTACCTGCGCATTAGCCTGATCGATCGCTGCAACTTTCAATGCCAGTACTGTATGCCAGAGGGCTCGGAAATTGAATATGTGCTGCGGCAAAACTGGCTGACCCGTGATGAAATCCGGGTGCTGCTGCAGGAGGTCTTTATCCCCCTGGGCTTTACCCGCTTTCGGCTGACGGGCGGTGAACCGCTGCTGCGCCCTGATGTGGTGGAGATTGTGCAAGACATTGCGACGCTGCCCCAGACCGAAGACCTGGCTATGACCACCAACGCTTTTCGGTTAGCAACCCTAGCCCAGCCTCTTTGGGATGCCGGACTGCGGCGCATTAACATTAGCCTAGACTCGCTAGACCCGCAGATCTTTCAGGAGATTGTAGGCGGTAAGGGACGGCTGCGTTGGCATGAGGTTTGGGCTGGAATTCAAGCGGCTCATCAGGTGGGCTTTTCGCCTCTCAAGCTGAATGTGGTGGTTATCCCTGGCGTGAATGACCATGAGGTGTTGGATCTAGCAGCTTTGAGCTTAGAGCGGGAATGGCACGTCCGGTTTATTGAGTTTATGCCCATCGGCAATGGTGACCTGTTCCAGAATCGGGGGTGGGTGTCTTCGGAAGAACTGCGCCAGCGAATTCGCGATCGCTGGGGTCTGGCCGAATCAACTGTGCGCGGCAATGGCCCTGCCGATGTGTTTCAGATTCCGGGGGCGAAGGGGACGCTGGGATTTATTAGTCAGATGTCGGAGTGTTTTTGCGATCGCTGCAACCGCATGCGCCTCTCTGCTGATGGCTGGCTGCGCCCCTGCCTGCTCAACGAAACCGGCCAAATTGACCTAAGAACGCTACTGCGCGACGGCAAGCCCCTGACTTACTTGCGCGATCAGGTTGCCGAACTGCTGGCTGCCAAACCCGAAATCAATTACAAAATGCGCGATTCTGGCACTACTGGGGCCTACAGTCGCACTATGTCTCAGATCGGCGGATAG
- a CDS encoding Uma2 family endonuclease yields MSVAAKLMTLQDYLNYDDGTDTRYELVDGELIAMPPESDLNNQIASFLFAAFLQSGIPYYRLRIGAQIAVSGARATARQPDLVVLSEEAAAALEGATRCVITHDMPPPLLVVEVVSPQQGNRDYRHKRTEYAGRRISEYWIVDPIAQKVTVFEWVDGLYEEQVFQGEQVIVSPRFADLELVTARVLAAGR; encoded by the coding sequence ATGTCTGTTGCCGCCAAACTGATGACCCTGCAAGACTACCTCAACTATGACGACGGCACCGACACCCGCTATGAATTGGTGGATGGGGAACTGATCGCCATGCCGCCAGAAAGTGACTTAAACAATCAAATCGCCTCCTTTTTATTTGCTGCGTTTCTACAGAGCGGCATTCCCTACTACCGCTTGAGAATTGGGGCACAGATTGCTGTGAGTGGAGCAAGGGCAACGGCACGGCAGCCCGATCTGGTAGTTTTATCTGAAGAAGCGGCGGCAGCGCTAGAGGGCGCAACCCGATGTGTGATCACTCACGATATGCCGCCTCCGCTGTTGGTGGTTGAAGTGGTCAGCCCTCAGCAGGGGAATCGAGATTATCGCCACAAGCGTACTGAGTATGCTGGACGGCGCATTTCCGAATATTGGATAGTGGATCCGATTGCTCAGAAGGTCACTGTCTTTGAGTGGGTGGATGGCCTGTATGAGGAGCAGGTTTTTCAGGGCGAACAGGTGATTGTGTCGCCCCGGTTTGCTGATTTGGAGCTTGTAACTGCTAGGGTTTTGGCCGCAGGGCGGTGA
- a CDS encoding anti-sigma regulatory factor: MTILQQSQIQTTTDREALKQVLVWFDQFQEPSVPHDVWLQCQLALIEGLTNVIRHAHQGLSEETPIQIEVTLSPQVVDIRIWDQGPGFDLDTVLEGKLATTTPDSEGGRGLRIMHKVADTLDYQPTSDQRNCLHIQKRY, translated from the coding sequence TTGACCATTTTGCAGCAAAGCCAAATTCAGACTACGACCGACCGTGAAGCGTTAAAGCAAGTTCTGGTCTGGTTCGATCAGTTTCAAGAGCCCTCTGTCCCTCATGACGTGTGGCTACAGTGTCAGCTAGCCTTGATTGAGGGACTGACTAACGTCATTCGCCATGCCCACCAGGGGCTATCCGAAGAAACCCCGATCCAAATAGAGGTTACGCTCTCCCCCCAAGTAGTGGATATCCGGATTTGGGACCAAGGCCCTGGGTTTGACCTAGATACTGTCCTGGAGGGCAAGCTGGCAACAACGACCCCCGACTCTGAAGGGGGGCGGGGATTGAGAATTATGCATAAAGTTGCTGACACTCTCGACTACCAGCCCACATCCGATCAGCGCAACTGTCTCCATATTCAAAAACGCTATTGA